One Ricinus communis isolate WT05 ecotype wild-type chromosome 7, ASM1957865v1, whole genome shotgun sequence genomic region harbors:
- the LOC8274273 gene encoding aspartic proteinase 36 — protein sequence MVTRMDLMRLATVLSLVVIVELGFVVCLSNGNYVFNVQHKFAGKERSLSALKQHDARRHRRILSAVDLPLGGNGHPAEAGLYFAKIGLGNPPKDYYVQVDTGSDILWVNCANCDKCPTKSDLGVKLTLYDPQSSTSATRIYCDDDFCAATYNGVLQGCTKDLPCQYSVVYGDGSSTAGFFVKDNLQFDRVTGNLQTSSANGSVIFGCGAKQSGELGTSSEALDGILGFGQANSSMISQLAAAGKVKRVFAHCLDNVKGGGIFAIGEVVSPKVNTTPMVPNQPHYNVVMKEIEVGGNVLELPTDIFDTGDRRGTIIDSGTTLAYLPEVVYESMMTKIVSEQPGLKLHTVEEQFTCFQYTGNVNEGFPVVKFHFNGSLSLTVNPHDYLFQIHEEVWCFGWQNSGMQSKDGRDMTLLGDLVLSNKLVLYDLENQAIGWTDYNCSSSIKVRDESSGTVYSVGAHNLSSASQLISGRIMTFLLLVFVLFHRFS from the exons ATGGTGACGAGAATGGATCTGATGAGATTGGCTACGGTATTAAGTTTGGTGGTGATTGTTGAATTGGGTTTTGTTGTGTGTTTATCAAATGGGAATTATGTGTTTAATGTACAACATAAGTTTGCTGGTAAAGAACGTAGCCTTAGTGCATTAAAACAACACGATGCTCGTCGTCACCGGAGAATTCTCTCCGCCGTTGATCTACCTTTAGGTGGCAATGGTCATCCTGCTGAAGCtgg CCTTTACTTTGCTAAAATTGGGCTTGGAAATCCACCAAAGGATTATTATGTTCAAGTTGATACAGGAAGTGATATCCTTTGGGTGAATTGTGCCAATTGCGATAAGTGTCCCACAAAAAGCGACCTCGGT GTAAAATTGACATTATACGATCCACAGAGTTCTACTTCTGCTACAAGGATTTACTGCGATGATGATTTTTGTGCTGCTACATACAATGGTGTACTTCAGGGTTGCACAAAGGACCTGCCCTGTCAATATAGTGTTGTTTATGGCGATGGAAGCTCAACAGCTGGATTTTTTGTGAAGGACAATCTGCAGTTTGATAGAGTGACTGGAAATCTTCAAACTTCTTCTGCGAATGGAAGTGTTATATTTGG ATGTGGAGCTAAACAATCTGGGGAATTAGGTACATCAAGTGAAGCACTGGATGGAATACTTGGATTTGGGCAAGCAAATTCATCCATGATTTCACAACTTGCTGCAGCTGGAAAGGTTAAAAGAGTATTTGCACATTGCCTAGACAATGTTAAAGGAGGAGGAATCTTTGCCATTGGCGAAGTGGTCTCACCAAAAGTAAATACAACTCCAATGGTACCAAATCA GCCACATTACAATGTAGTTATGAAGGAAATAGAGGTGGGCGGTAATGTTCTGGAACTTCCAACAGATATATTTGATACTGGCGATCGGAGAGGAACAATAATTGACAGTGGTACTACCTTGGCATATCTTCCAGAGGTGGTATATGAGTCAATGATGACTAAG ATTGTTTCTGAGCAACCTGGATTAAAATTACATACTGTTGAGGAGCAATTCACATGTTTTCAGTACACTGGAAA TGTCAATGAAGGATTTCCAGTTGTCAAGTTTCATTTTAATGGTTCACTTAGTTTGACGGTTAATCCTCATGactatttatttcaaattcat GAAGAAGTTTGGTGTTTTGGTTGGCAGAACAGTGGGATGCAATCTAAGGATGGTAGGGATATGACTCTTTTGGGAG ATTTGGTGCTCTCAAATAAGCTTGTTTTATATGATCTCGAAAATCAGGCCATTGGATGGACAGATTACAATT GCTCTTCAAGCATCAAAGTGAGGGACGAAAGTTCTGGTACGGTGTATTCTGTTGGGGCTCACAATCTCTCTTCAGCTTCCCAACTGATAAGTGGAAGAATTATGACATTTTTGTTACTAGTGTTTGTCTTATTCCATAGATTTTCATGA
- the LOC8274272 gene encoding thioredoxin F-type, chloroplastic: MAMIQFSISPSTSIRSSPSISGPSAHRIVPSISKEHSFKHFLNSNSKTSCFPVTSKNGNCLAFTVKSSLDTVGPRATVGQVTEVSKDTFWPIVKSAGDKTVVLDMYTQWCGPCKIMAPKFQQLSEKYLDVVFLKLDCNQDNKPLAKELGIRVVPTFKILKDNKVVKEVTGSKFDDLVAAIEAVRSS, from the exons ATGGCTATGATCCAATTCTCAATCTCCCCTTCCACTTCTATTCGTTCTTCACCTTCGATTTCCGGTCCCTCTGCGCACCGGATTGTACCTTCCATCTCTAAAGAGCACTCATTTAAGCACTTTTTAAACTCCAACTCCAAAACCAGCTGCTTTCCGGTGACGTCCAAGAACGGCAACTGCTTAGCTTTTACTGTGAAGTCAAGCTTGGACACTGTGGGTCCTAGAGCGACTGTTGGTCAAGTTACTGAAGTCTCTAAAGACACTTTCTGGCCGATCGTTAAGTCTGCCGGCGATAAAACCGTCGTCCTCGATATGTACACCCAATG GTGTGGCCCTTGTAAGATTATGGCTCCCAAGTTCCAACAATTGTCAGAGAAGTATCTTGATGTAGTCTTCTTGAAGCTTGATTGTAACCAAGACAACAAG CCATTGGCTAAGGAGCTTGGCATAAGGGTTGTGCCTACTTTCAAGATTCTCAAGGACAACAAGGTTGTAAAGGAAGTCACTGGGTCCAAATTTGATGATCTAGTGGCTGCAATAGAGGCTGTTAGATCCAGCTGA
- the LOC8274271 gene encoding glutamine--fructose-6-phosphate aminotransferase [isomerizing] 1, producing the protein MCGIFAYLNYNVNRERRYILQVLFNGLRRLEYRGYDSAGISIENSIPSESSDPIPSSSSHSPSPLVFRQEGNIESLVKSVYQDVATIDLNLEESFSVHAGIAHTRWATHGEPAPRNSHPQTSGAGNEFLVVHNGVITNYEVLKETLVRHGFTFESETDTEVIPKLAKYVFDKANEGEGAQPVTFSQVVLEVMRHLEGAYALIFKSRHYPNELIACKRGSPLLLGVKELNEDMNSGSAFHDAKSLSKDGHAKELFLSSDANAIIEHTKRVLMIEDGEVVHLKDGSVSILKFENAKGRHGGALSRPASVQRALSVLEMEVEQINKGNYEHYMQKEIHEQPESLTTTMRGRLIRGGSCKAKTVLLGGLKDHLKTIRRSRRIVFVGCGTSYNAALAARPILEELSGVPVTMEIASDLVDRQGPIYREDTAVFVSQSGETADTLHALEYALENGALCVGITNTVGSAIARNTHCGIHINAGAEIGVASTKAYTSQIVVMAMLALAIGGDAISSQAKREAIIDGLFDLPNRVREVLKLDQEMKDLAELLMAEQSLLVFGRGYNYATALEGALKVKEVALMHSEGMLAGEMKHGPLALVDENLPIIVIATHDACFRKQQSVIQQLHARKGRLIVMCSKGDAASVCPGESCRVIEVTQVEDCLQPVVNIVPLQLLAYHLTVLRGYNVDQPRNLAKSVTTQ; encoded by the exons atgtgTGGAATATTTGCGTATCTGAATTATAATGTAAACAGAGAAAGAAGATACATCCTTCAAGTTCTCTTCAATGGCCTTCGCCGTCTCGAGTACCGTGGCTACGATTCCGCCGGTATTTCCATTGAAAATTCAATTCCCTCCGAATCATCCGATCCaattccttcttcttcttctcattCACCTTCACCTCTCGTCTTTCGCCAGGAGGGAAACATCGAATCCCTCGTCAAGTCTGTGTACCAAg ATGTTGCTACTATTGATTTAAATTTGGAGGAATCTTTCTCTGTCCATGCTGGAATAGCACATACACGTTGGGCTACTCATGGAGAGCCAGCTCCACGAAATAGTCATCCCCAAACTTCTGGTGCTGGAAATGAATTCTTGGTTGTACACAATGGGGTTATTACTAACTACGAG GTTTTAAAGGAAACACTGGTTCGTCATGGGTTTACGTTTGAATCTGAAACTGACACAGAAGTGATTCCAAAGCTTGCCAAATATGTCTTTGACAAAGCAAATGAAGGTGAAG GTGCTCAGCCTGTCACATTTAGTCAAGTTGTGCTTGAAGTCATGAGGCATCTTGAAGGAGCTTATGCACTTATTTTTAAGAGCAGACATTATCCAAATGAGTTAATTGCATGCAAACGTGGAAGTCCTTTGCTCCTGGGTGTGAAA GAATTAAATGAAGATATGAACAGTGGATCAGCATTTCATGATGCCAAATCACTCTCAAAGGATGGTCACGCCAAAGAACTTTTTCTATCCAGTGATGCAAATGCCATTATTGAGCACACGAAAAGGGTCTTGATGATCGAGGATGGTGAAGTGGTTCATCTCAAG GATGGAAGTGTGTCTATCCTAAAGTTTGAAAATGCCAAGGGAAGACATGGTGGTGCTCTTTCTAGACCTGCATCAGTCCAGCGAGCGCTATCAGTTCTTGAGATGGAAGTCGAACAAATAAATAAGGGAAATTATGAGCATTATATGCAGAAAGAAATTCATGAACAACCAGAATCTCTAACTACCACCATGAGGGGGAGGCTTATACGTGGAGGTTCCTGCAAAGCCAAGACTGTCCTTTTGGGTGGACTCAAAGATCACCTTAAAACAATTAGACGCAGTCGCAGAATTGTTTTTGTTGGTTGTGGTACAAGTTATAATGCTGCTCTAGCTGCAAGACCCATCCTGGAAGAACTTTCTG GTGTCCCTGTTACGATGGAAATTGCAAGCGATTTAGTGGACAGGCAAGGTCCTATATACAGAGAAGATACTGCTGTTTTTGTCAGTCAGTCTGGGGAAACTGCAGATACATTACATGCTTTGGAGTATGCTTTAGAAAATGGGGCCTTATGTGTTGGCATAACAAACACTGTGGGAAGTGCAATAGCCAGGAATACACACTGTGGCATTCATATAAATGCTGGGGCTGAAATAGGTGTGGCAAGTACCAAG GCCTACACCAGTCAGATTGTTGTGATGGCCATGTTAGCTCTAGCCATTGGAGGTGATGCTATATCTAGCCAAGCAAAAAGAGAGGCTATAATTGATGGCCTGTTTGACTTGCCTA ACAGAGTCAGAGAGGTCCTGAAGCTTGACCAGGAAATGAAGGATCTGGCAGAACTACTAATGGCAGAACAATCGCTTCTTGTGTTTGGAAGAGGATACAACTATGCAACAGCATTGGAGGGTGCTTTAAAAGTGAAGGAAGTTGCCCTTATGCACAGTGAAGGAATGCTTGCTGGTGAAATGAAACATGGTCCTTTGGCATTGGTTGATGAAAATCTCCCAATTATAGTCATTGCGACTCATGATGCTTGCTTCAG AAAGCAGCAGTCTGTCATTCAGCAACTTCATGCTCGTAAAGGTCGCCTAATAGTGATGTGTTCCAAAGGGGATGCTGCATCTGTATGTCCCGGGGAATCCTGCAGAGTCATTGAAGTCACACAGGTTGAGGATTGTCTACAACCTGTAGTGAATATAGTTCCGTTGCAG CTGCTGGCATATCATCTCACTGTTCTAAGGGGCTACAACGTGGATCAACCTCGTAATCTTGCAAAGAGCGTCACAACGCAGTAA
- the LOC8274270 gene encoding protein kri1 isoform X1, with the protein MGMKLFDDDENENIDVSKIEIDDKFARRYEHNKKREDLQRYEELKKKGQIEDSESDSESSESEEDDAEIKKLSKKKSFKEFFNNLIKVKERDPSIYKKDVKLFESDSDTDTNDDDSKGENEMRDGKKKKAVYLKDVRAQQLIEEGPEFEEGESSSAKRKTYTEEQEELKRAFLEAVKDAADVDGDLLRVKEKDLKEEDDGNDVDFEEKLQKYFGAEEELDENNKFLKEFIEKQMWVDRDNKDRSGVADDEVDDLFRDDEEIERQEKYEETYNFRHEESVGDRVMGHSRIVEGSVRKKENARKEQRKSKKERMEIAEMERKAELKHLKNLKKKEMNEKLSKVMQAAGVTDDNDFALDLDDLKKDFDPEEYDKMMKKAFNEDYYNADDLDPEFGSENDDDGVDIKKPDFDKEDELLGLPKGWDAVDNEGFLALRERILEQKAENGNGDDEKGEENEETNRESKRKRKRKMSLVQKVKEEWLEEYYKLDYEGTVGDLKTRFKYAKVQPERYGLKTEEILMLDDQELNQYVSVKKLAPYRDSEWKVHKNRKDQLKEKIKELRRGGLNHQKNSKKNKLKDDSDKSTLVVDSHKDGKEELEGQNVQMENLSRKAKRKRRQAELKLTLSRTLAYQNAQSKAKGKGKH; encoded by the coding sequence ATGGGGATGAAACTCTTTGACGACGACGAGAACGAGAACATCGACGTCTCGAAGATAGAAATCGACGATAAATTCGCACGCCGATATGAGCACAACAAAAAGCGCGAGGATTTACAAAGATACGAAGAGCTAAAAAAGAAAGGCCAAATTGAAGATTCGGAATCAGATTCAGAATCATCAGAATCGGAGGAAGATGACGCTGAAATCAAGAAAttaagcaaaaagaaaagtttcaAGGAGTTcttcaataatttaatcaagGTAAAAGAACGTGACCCTTCAATTTACAAAAAGgatgttaaattatttgaatccGATAGCGATACTGATACTAATGATGATGATAGCAAAGGAGAAAATGAAATGAGGgatgggaaaaagaaaaaagctgtGTACTTGAAAGATGTAAGGGCTCAGCAATTGATAGAGGAAGGGCCTGAATTTGAAGAAGGGGAATCGAGTAGTGCGAAGAGAAAGACTTATACTGAAGAACAAGAGGAGCTAAAAAGAGCATTTTTAGAGGCAGTTAAAGATGCTGCTGATGTTGATGGTGATCTTTTGAGAGTTAAAGAGAAGGATTTAAAGGAGGAAGATGATGGAAATGATGTTGATTTTGAGGAGAAGTTGCAGAAGTATTTTGGTGCAGAGGAGGAATTAGATGAGAATAATAAGTTTTTGAAGGAGTTTATTGAGAAACAAATGTGGGTTGATAGGGATAATAAGGATAGAAGTGGTGTTGCAGATGATGAAGTTGATGACTTGTTCAGAGATGATGAGGAGATCGAGAGACAGGAGAAGTATGAGGAGACTTATAATTTTAGGCATGAAGAGAGTGTAGGAGATAGGGTTATGGGTCATTCTAGGATAGTGGAAGGATCGGTTAGGAAAAAGGAGAATGCTAGGAAAGAGCAGAGGAAGAGTAAGAAGGAGAGGATGGAGATTGCTGAGATGGAGAGAAAGGCAGAGTTGAAGCATttgaagaatttgaaaaagaaggaaatgaaTGAAAAGTTGAGCAAGGTTATGCAGGCTGCTGGTGTCACGGATGATAATGATTTTGCTTTGGATTTGGATGATTTAAAGAAGGATTTTGATCCAGAAGAGTATGATAAGATGATGAAAAAGGCTTTTAATGAAGACTATTATAATGCAGATGATTTAGATCCGGAATTTGGTagtgaaaatgatgatgatgggGTTGATATTAAGAAACCAGATTTTGATAAGGAGGATGAGTTACTTGGTCTTCCTAAAGGGTGGGATGCAGTTGACAATGAGGGGTTTTTAGCTCTAAGAGAACGCATTTTGGAACAAAAGGCTGAGAATGGTAATGGTGATGATGAAAAAGGAGAGGAAAATGAGGAGACGAATAGGGAAAGTAAGCGGAAAAGGAAGCGTAAGATGTCTCTTGTGCAGAAAGTGAAAGAAGAATGGCTGGAGGAGTACTATAAATTGGATTACGAGGGTACAGTTGGAGACTTGAAAACGAGGTTTAAGTATGCTAAAGTGCAACCTGAACGTTATGGATTAAAGACAGAAGAAATATTGATGTTGGATGACCAGGAGTTGAATCAATATGTGTCTGTTAAAAAGCTTGCACCTTATAGGGACAGTGAGTGGAAGGTACATAAAAACAGGAAAGACCAACTTAAGGAGAAGATTAAGGAGCTTCGTCGGGGAGGACTGAATCACCAGAAGAACAGTAAGAAGAATAAGTTGAAGGATGATAGTGATAAATCAACTTTAGTTGTGGATTCTCATAAGGACGGGAAAGAAGAGTTAGAGGGACAAAATGTCCAAATGGAAAATCTATCCAGGAAAGCCAAGAGGAAGCGTCGCCAAGCAGAATTGAAGCTTACACTATCTCGAACTTTAGCATACCAAAATGCACAATCCAAGGCTAAGGGAAAAGGCAAGCACTGA
- the LOC8274270 gene encoding protein KRI1 homolog isoform X2 codes for MRDGKKKKAVYLKDVRAQQLIEEGPEFEEGESSSAKRKTYTEEQEELKRAFLEAVKDAADVDGDLLRVKEKDLKEEDDGNDVDFEEKLQKYFGAEEELDENNKFLKEFIEKQMWVDRDNKDRSGVADDEVDDLFRDDEEIERQEKYEETYNFRHEESVGDRVMGHSRIVEGSVRKKENARKEQRKSKKERMEIAEMERKAELKHLKNLKKKEMNEKLSKVMQAAGVTDDNDFALDLDDLKKDFDPEEYDKMMKKAFNEDYYNADDLDPEFGSENDDDGVDIKKPDFDKEDELLGLPKGWDAVDNEGFLALRERILEQKAENGNGDDEKGEENEETNRESKRKRKRKMSLVQKVKEEWLEEYYKLDYEGTVGDLKTRFKYAKVQPERYGLKTEEILMLDDQELNQYVSVKKLAPYRDSEWKVHKNRKDQLKEKIKELRRGGLNHQKNSKKNKLKDDSDKSTLVVDSHKDGKEELEGQNVQMENLSRKAKRKRRQAELKLTLSRTLAYQNAQSKAKGKGKH; via the coding sequence ATGAGGgatgggaaaaagaaaaaagctgtGTACTTGAAAGATGTAAGGGCTCAGCAATTGATAGAGGAAGGGCCTGAATTTGAAGAAGGGGAATCGAGTAGTGCGAAGAGAAAGACTTATACTGAAGAACAAGAGGAGCTAAAAAGAGCATTTTTAGAGGCAGTTAAAGATGCTGCTGATGTTGATGGTGATCTTTTGAGAGTTAAAGAGAAGGATTTAAAGGAGGAAGATGATGGAAATGATGTTGATTTTGAGGAGAAGTTGCAGAAGTATTTTGGTGCAGAGGAGGAATTAGATGAGAATAATAAGTTTTTGAAGGAGTTTATTGAGAAACAAATGTGGGTTGATAGGGATAATAAGGATAGAAGTGGTGTTGCAGATGATGAAGTTGATGACTTGTTCAGAGATGATGAGGAGATCGAGAGACAGGAGAAGTATGAGGAGACTTATAATTTTAGGCATGAAGAGAGTGTAGGAGATAGGGTTATGGGTCATTCTAGGATAGTGGAAGGATCGGTTAGGAAAAAGGAGAATGCTAGGAAAGAGCAGAGGAAGAGTAAGAAGGAGAGGATGGAGATTGCTGAGATGGAGAGAAAGGCAGAGTTGAAGCATttgaagaatttgaaaaagaaggaaatgaaTGAAAAGTTGAGCAAGGTTATGCAGGCTGCTGGTGTCACGGATGATAATGATTTTGCTTTGGATTTGGATGATTTAAAGAAGGATTTTGATCCAGAAGAGTATGATAAGATGATGAAAAAGGCTTTTAATGAAGACTATTATAATGCAGATGATTTAGATCCGGAATTTGGTagtgaaaatgatgatgatgggGTTGATATTAAGAAACCAGATTTTGATAAGGAGGATGAGTTACTTGGTCTTCCTAAAGGGTGGGATGCAGTTGACAATGAGGGGTTTTTAGCTCTAAGAGAACGCATTTTGGAACAAAAGGCTGAGAATGGTAATGGTGATGATGAAAAAGGAGAGGAAAATGAGGAGACGAATAGGGAAAGTAAGCGGAAAAGGAAGCGTAAGATGTCTCTTGTGCAGAAAGTGAAAGAAGAATGGCTGGAGGAGTACTATAAATTGGATTACGAGGGTACAGTTGGAGACTTGAAAACGAGGTTTAAGTATGCTAAAGTGCAACCTGAACGTTATGGATTAAAGACAGAAGAAATATTGATGTTGGATGACCAGGAGTTGAATCAATATGTGTCTGTTAAAAAGCTTGCACCTTATAGGGACAGTGAGTGGAAGGTACATAAAAACAGGAAAGACCAACTTAAGGAGAAGATTAAGGAGCTTCGTCGGGGAGGACTGAATCACCAGAAGAACAGTAAGAAGAATAAGTTGAAGGATGATAGTGATAAATCAACTTTAGTTGTGGATTCTCATAAGGACGGGAAAGAAGAGTTAGAGGGACAAAATGTCCAAATGGAAAATCTATCCAGGAAAGCCAAGAGGAAGCGTCGCCAAGCAGAATTGAAGCTTACACTATCTCGAACTTTAGCATACCAAAATGCACAATCCAAGGCTAAGGGAAAAGGCAAGCACTGA
- the LOC8274269 gene encoding cytochrome P450 71D445 isoform X2 has translation MSLSPEFQSPFMDFHFPIVFITLLLMFAVLKIWIKQSKTSKSAALNLPPGPFQLPIIGNIHQLAGHVPHHRMRDLAEKYGPVMLLQVGDLTTIVISSAETAKQVLKTHDLFFAQRPNILAAQIITYNNQDIGFAPNGPYWRQLRKLCSLQLLHVKRVQSFRPIREEEVSNIISVISSTGGSPINLSELIRTFTYRLISRTAFGKIWDGEEEYLTAMKKILMELGKCATLADVFPSIKLLRMINRGSRIKVEKHFEKVDKKFQNILNEHRARKGFANSAGAESEKVEDEDLVDVLLDLQKKGELEFPLMDENIKAVIMDMFFGGTDTSSATIEWTMSELIKNQRVMEKAQAEVRQIFGAKGDVDEAGLHQLIYLKLVINETLRLHPPAPMLLPRECIANCVINGYDIPTMSKVIINAWAIGRDPRWKEDVSWNIIWYGYG, from the exons ATGAGTCTCTCTCCCGAGTTCCAATCTCCATTCATGGACTTCCACTTCCCAATCGTATTCATCACCCTTCTCCTTATGTTTGCGGTACTGAAGATATGGATCAAGCAGTCCAAAACCAGCAAGTCAGCTGCTTTGAATCTGCCACCGGGACCATTTCAGCTACCTATAATAGGGAACATTCATCAGTTAGCTGGACATGTACCCCATCATCGAATGAGAGACTTAGCCGAGAAATATGGTCCTGTAATGCTCCTACAAGTTGGTGATCTTACCACCATTGTCATTTCTTCTGCTGAAACAGCTAAACAAGTGTTGAAAACCCATGATCTCTTCTTTGCTCAAAGACCCAATATTCTTGCAGCACAGATCATCACTTACAACAATCAAGACATTGGATTTGCACCTAATGGTCCATATTGGAGACAGCTACGGAAGCTCTGCTCGCTTCAGTTGCTGCATGTAAAACGTGTTCAATCGTTCAGACCAATCAGAGAAGAAGAAGTGTCGAACATTATTTCAGTCATTTCATCCACCGGAGGATCGCCCATTAACTTAAGTGAGTTGATCCGCACTTTCACCTATCGACTCATTTCAAGAACAGCTTTTGGTAAGATATGGGATGGGGAAGAAGAATATCTAACAGCCATGAAGAAAATACTGATGGAATTGGGAAAATGCGCTACTCTTGCTGATGTGTTTCCTTCCATAAAATTGCTTCGGATGATCAATCGTGGGTCGAGGATTAAAGTAGAGAAGCATTTTGAAAAAGTAGATAAGAAATTCCAAAACATTCTGAATGAACATAGAGCCAGAAAGGGTTTCGCCAACAGTGCTGGCGCAGAGAGTGAGAAAGTAGAAGATGAAGATCTTGTCGATGTTCTTTTGGATCTTCAAAAGAAAGGGGAACTTGAATTCCCTTTAATGGACGAAAACATCAAAGCAGTCATTATG GATATGTTTTTCGGTGGCACTGACACGTCTTCTGCAACCATAGAATGGACAATGTCAGAACTGATAAAAAACCAAAGAGTGATGGAAAAGGCACAAGCGGAAGTGCGGCAGATCTTTGGGGCAAAAGGAGATGTCGATGAAGCAGGCCTTCACCAGCTAATCTACCTCAAGTTGGTAATCAACGAAACTCTAAGATTACACCCTCCTGCTCCAATGTTACTCCCAAGAGAATGCATAGCGAATTGTGTTATCAATGGTTATGACATTCCTACCATGTCTAAAGTTATAATAAATGCATGGGCAATTGGAAGGGATCCCAG GTGGAAGGAGGATGTGTCCTGGAATATCATTTGGTATGGCTACGGTTGA
- the LOC8274269 gene encoding cytochrome P450 71D445 isoform X1, producing the protein MSLSPEFQSPFMDFHFPIVFITLLLMFAVLKIWIKQSKTSKSAALNLPPGPFQLPIIGNIHQLAGHVPHHRMRDLAEKYGPVMLLQVGDLTTIVISSAETAKQVLKTHDLFFAQRPNILAAQIITYNNQDIGFAPNGPYWRQLRKLCSLQLLHVKRVQSFRPIREEEVSNIISVISSTGGSPINLSELIRTFTYRLISRTAFGKIWDGEEEYLTAMKKILMELGKCATLADVFPSIKLLRMINRGSRIKVEKHFEKVDKKFQNILNEHRARKGFANSAGAESEKVEDEDLVDVLLDLQKKGELEFPLMDENIKAVIMDMFFGGTDTSSATIEWTMSELIKNQRVMEKAQAEVRQIFGAKGDVDEAGLHQLIYLKLVINETLRLHPPAPMLLPRECIANCVINGYDIPTMSKVIINAWAIGRDPRYWVEPEKYNPERFLCDSIDHKKTNFEFLPFGGGRRMCPGISFGMATVELPLARMLYHFDWKLPEGQNPENLDMTEYLGVAGRRKNDLYLIPSPCIPPTFK; encoded by the exons ATGAGTCTCTCTCCCGAGTTCCAATCTCCATTCATGGACTTCCACTTCCCAATCGTATTCATCACCCTTCTCCTTATGTTTGCGGTACTGAAGATATGGATCAAGCAGTCCAAAACCAGCAAGTCAGCTGCTTTGAATCTGCCACCGGGACCATTTCAGCTACCTATAATAGGGAACATTCATCAGTTAGCTGGACATGTACCCCATCATCGAATGAGAGACTTAGCCGAGAAATATGGTCCTGTAATGCTCCTACAAGTTGGTGATCTTACCACCATTGTCATTTCTTCTGCTGAAACAGCTAAACAAGTGTTGAAAACCCATGATCTCTTCTTTGCTCAAAGACCCAATATTCTTGCAGCACAGATCATCACTTACAACAATCAAGACATTGGATTTGCACCTAATGGTCCATATTGGAGACAGCTACGGAAGCTCTGCTCGCTTCAGTTGCTGCATGTAAAACGTGTTCAATCGTTCAGACCAATCAGAGAAGAAGAAGTGTCGAACATTATTTCAGTCATTTCATCCACCGGAGGATCGCCCATTAACTTAAGTGAGTTGATCCGCACTTTCACCTATCGACTCATTTCAAGAACAGCTTTTGGTAAGATATGGGATGGGGAAGAAGAATATCTAACAGCCATGAAGAAAATACTGATGGAATTGGGAAAATGCGCTACTCTTGCTGATGTGTTTCCTTCCATAAAATTGCTTCGGATGATCAATCGTGGGTCGAGGATTAAAGTAGAGAAGCATTTTGAAAAAGTAGATAAGAAATTCCAAAACATTCTGAATGAACATAGAGCCAGAAAGGGTTTCGCCAACAGTGCTGGCGCAGAGAGTGAGAAAGTAGAAGATGAAGATCTTGTCGATGTTCTTTTGGATCTTCAAAAGAAAGGGGAACTTGAATTCCCTTTAATGGACGAAAACATCAAAGCAGTCATTATG GATATGTTTTTCGGTGGCACTGACACGTCTTCTGCAACCATAGAATGGACAATGTCAGAACTGATAAAAAACCAAAGAGTGATGGAAAAGGCACAAGCGGAAGTGCGGCAGATCTTTGGGGCAAAAGGAGATGTCGATGAAGCAGGCCTTCACCAGCTAATCTACCTCAAGTTGGTAATCAACGAAACTCTAAGATTACACCCTCCTGCTCCAATGTTACTCCCAAGAGAATGCATAGCGAATTGTGTTATCAATGGTTATGACATTCCTACCATGTCTAAAGTTATAATAAATGCATGGGCAATTGGAAGGGATCCCAGGTATTGGGTTGAACCTGAGAAATATAATCCTGAGAGATTCCTTTGCGATTCAATTGATCATAAGAAGACTAACTTTGAGTTTCTACCATTTGGAGGTGGAAGGAGGATGTGTCCTGGAATATCATTTGGTATGGCTACGGTTGAACTTCCACTTGCCCGAATGCTATACCATTTTGATTGGAAACTTCCTGAGGGGCAAAACCCTGAAAACCTTGACATGACTGAATATCTTGGCGTTGCAGGAAGAAGGAAAAATGACCTTTACTTAATTCCAAGTCCTTGTATTCCTCCCACCTTCAAGTAA